The following proteins are encoded in a genomic region of Streptococcus gwangjuense:
- a CDS encoding cytidylyltransferase domain-containing protein, which translates to MKAKSKPIAVILIRSGSRGLVDKNIKPLAGKPLVFYTIEVALASKLFSDIWVSSDSLAYLELCRQAYPEIRCVHRPKELALSTTSSLETLRDFLQPFEEDQVFVNLQVTSPLREVEHLIESYQLYCQSGADHLISCVKADKSRSLFLQLEESTFIRPPQVSKHYARQKEPVYYYPNGSIWISRKDLYLRDETFYTDKTVAYEMPKLYSYDIDDALDFEVVEILLHHHHLGESNPRRKS; encoded by the coding sequence ATGAAAGCAAAATCTAAACCCATAGCCGTGATTTTAATCCGTTCGGGTTCACGCGGCTTAGTGGATAAAAATATCAAACCGCTTGCAGGCAAACCCTTGGTTTTCTACACCATAGAAGTCGCTCTAGCCTCCAAGTTATTTAGTGACATCTGGGTTTCCTCAGACTCACTAGCCTATCTAGAACTCTGTAGACAAGCCTATCCAGAGATTCGTTGTGTCCATAGACCAAAAGAATTGGCCCTATCAACAACCTCTAGCTTAGAGACCTTACGAGACTTTTTGCAGCCCTTTGAGGAAGACCAGGTCTTTGTGAATCTACAGGTGACCTCGCCCCTGAGAGAGGTGGAGCACCTCATCGAGTCCTACCAACTCTACTGTCAGTCTGGCGCCGACCATCTGATTTCTTGTGTCAAGGCAGACAAGAGTCGTAGTCTTTTCTTGCAGTTGGAGGAGTCGACATTTATCCGTCCACCTCAGGTTTCCAAGCACTATGCTCGGCAAAAAGAACCTGTCTATTACTATCCCAATGGTAGCATCTGGATTTCTCGCAAGGACCTTTACCTACGAGATGAGACCTTTTACACGGATAAGACAGTAGCCTATGAAATGCCCAAACTCTATTCTTATGATATCGACGATGCCTTGGACTTTGAAGTCGTTGAGATCTTGCTGCACCATCATCACCTAGGAGAATCAAACCCCAGAAGAAAAAGCTAA
- a CDS encoding VOC family protein, with protein sequence MIYEYKSHIYLAEAVLNVKDLASQTTFYQQVIGLEILSQTETEAILGLGGKALVQLIQAQESGEVREHYGLYHLAILLPTRKALADVLKHLTDLQIPLVGGADHGYSEAIYLEDLEGNGIELYRDKPVSTWDIREDGRIIGVTEALAAQDIYELGERVEPFILAEGTRMGHIHLSVKDSRKSSQFYQKVLGLEDKLSVPSASWIAAGDYHHHLAVNEWGGKGLAPRKQGLPGLAYYVIEVASKEELLTIAERAQEVAAPIRWLTSSQLEVTDPDGIVPRIRLAR encoded by the coding sequence ATGATCTATGAATACAAGAGCCACATTTATTTAGCAGAGGCAGTTTTAAATGTAAAGGATTTGGCAAGTCAAACAACCTTTTATCAGCAAGTTATTGGTTTGGAAATCTTATCACAGACTGAGACAGAGGCTATTCTAGGACTTGGTGGAAAAGCCTTGGTTCAGCTGATTCAAGCACAAGAGAGTGGAGAAGTAAGGGAACATTATGGCCTTTACCATCTGGCCATTCTCCTGCCGACACGCAAGGCTTTGGCTGATGTCTTGAAACACCTGACAGATTTGCAGATTCCTCTTGTCGGCGGTGCAGACCACGGTTACAGTGAGGCCATTTACTTGGAAGATTTGGAGGGAAATGGCATTGAACTCTATCGAGATAAACCAGTTTCCACATGGGATATTCGAGAAGATGGACGCATTATCGGGGTGACGGAAGCCCTTGCAGCGCAGGACATCTATGAGTTGGGAGAAAGAGTAGAGCCCTTTATCCTAGCAGAAGGTACGAGAATGGGGCATATTCATCTTTCCGTCAAGGATAGTCGAAAGTCCAGCCAGTTTTATCAAAAAGTGTTAGGACTAGAGGATAAATTAAGTGTGCCTAGCGCTAGTTGGATTGCAGCTGGAGATTACCATCATCATTTAGCAGTCAATGAATGGGGTGGAAAAGGTCTGGCCCCGCGTAAGCAGGGCTTGCCAGGTTTGGCCTATTATGTCATTGAAGTTGCGAGTAAGGAAGAACTGTTAACGATTGCCGAGCGAGCACAAGAAGTTGCTGCACCAATCAGGTGGTTGACATCTAGCCAGCTGGAAGTTACAGATCCAGACGGAATTGTGCCCCGTATTCGTTTAGCAAGATAG
- a CDS encoding ZmpA/ZmpB/ZmpC family metallo-endopeptidase, translating to MNFKISGEKRQNFSLRKLAVGLVSVAVACFFLMGTGLQTVSAQESHAVNYTYVLESDLTDEEKTLLVTSLPQVAEESDATYYLVYRANQVLPNTGTSSSLETAALVAGLSLLVVVVLKGRDGKSKISRFLLVTSLGSQLLSPTVLALTSETLAAYNTQLSVQAGDALPAPVDIPGYTYIGYVKNKVDVVKQSNKQKAHDSKSNLENVGSSTIEEQQGGTPSPIEPQPQKNNETVVQAKGSQEPGHEGEALVQAEQPSYTEPISTQGTQESGHEGEALVQAEQPSYTAPISTQGTQESSHEGEALVQAEQPSYTEPISTQGTQESGHEGEALVQPVQPAYTAPIGTQGTQESGHEGEALVQPVQPAYTAPIGTQGTQESGHEGEALVQPVQPAYTDPISTQGTQEPGHEGAALVQPVQPAYTAPISTQGTQESGHEGESLVQSELPVYTGPQEGAPVEPTVPESTEVVSSKGTQEIGHEGEALVQPAQPAYTAPVEAKGTQESGHEGEALVQPVQPAYTDPISTQGTQESGHEGEAAVAEALPELPLTSNHRTVTETIPHETEEIEDATILKNHREIAQEGKDGLRTIEYEDYLVDGKVEASKEISRTEVEPTKEIVKVGSLVKTKPTVEITNLVKDESKKAVAVNYRLDDPTSAFVKAKAQIFQNGTLIKEVNLKDLSVQQTIDGLDYYTPYTIKTYLTYNLGQSDQENTEVSTKDFQLDYKKIEIKDVDEVGLYGKEEGHYRRYLNLSEVPSDLSPYFVKIKSDKMKEMLLPVSSIKETEDGKYKVTVAFNELVQEEGSAYQDNYSFTVDKQKLAKDGVYTSFKKLIAAMQDNLAGTFKLGADMTADEVALAKGQTSYVTGTFTGNLIGASDGQPFAIYDLKTALFDNLTKATVKDIDLKAVAIKRQEDTASLAKVATNSQISNVAVEGQLTGNKSVAGLVAKAQDTEISNSSFTGSIQAKHTDASPYYVGGIAGLLSGTKAKIDKVAVDANISSNARNNDQFAGGIVGKVQSGALVSHALASGTILNTTTYPRVGGIAGSTWQNGRIHHVVSMVNTRDGYAITGDQYMGADIKDASTTVENKKADLYATSITQNQVREKVQSYGMTVTLDDTGQTLKDNQRSVDYTQLSQGQASRKVAYHNIEKLMPFYNKELVVHYGNQVDPTDKLYTTELLDVVPMKDNDIITDIQANKAAINKLMLHFADNTISYLDVTYKDDFKNTQIAEYSVAGKPFIFTPEAFLSDYTKVTNQVLADLQGVEYDSAAMRKVLGIEADASLDPLYLDKEFEKVKANIGEHLRKVLAMDKSINTMGDSVATYISEKIKNNKEAFLLGLTYLNRWYNINYDHINTKDLNSYKFDFDGNSTASTLDTIIALGQSGMENLKASNNPSAYETTLAPAKGRKTVTDLLESYRKLFLPTKTNNEWLKTNTKAYIVESKSAIPEVRAKQESATPDSKYTLGVYDRITAPSWNLKNMLLPLLTLPEEDVYVISNLSTLAFGGYERYRDRVNNTVLSGEELRQYVRAKVDQSAEWQRDHYDIWYHLLSPEYKEKLFRSVMVSDGFGMKDSNSKYYWATLSDKAIASIYNFFGPTGKWYGESKGAGAYANGSEVHYVSDRLLDKYGTSVYTHEMVHNSDGHIYFEGKGRREGLGAELYALGLLQSTDNLDKDAIVLNTLYKGDKDSLTRLHTYDPSSRFTSATALQEYVHGMYDVLYTLDAMEANAILTKSNDVKKKWFRKIENFYIEDKYHKQTHAGNSVRPLTDTEVSKLTSLDALIDNDIINRRAYRDKSDYTRNGYHIISMFSPIYAALNNPKGAPGDIMFRKTAYELLAEKGYQDGFLPYVSNQYAEEAKRNGDITYSDWQRKDVGLITDSLVLKNVFANQYASWSDFKKDMFNQRIRKQDQLKPITIQYELGVPNSSKEITISSAAQMQELINQAVAKDVANIDRTTSHAPASWVHLLKQKIYNAYLRSTDDFRESIYK from the coding sequence ATGAATTTCAAAATTAGTGGAGAAAAAAGACAGAATTTCTCATTAAGAAAATTGGCAGTTGGCCTTGTATCTGTAGCAGTTGCGTGTTTCTTTTTGATGGGAACTGGCCTACAGACTGTATCTGCCCAAGAATCTCATGCCGTTAATTATACTTATGTTTTAGAGTCGGATTTGACTGATGAAGAGAAGACTCTCTTAGTTACATCCCTACCACAAGTAGCGGAAGAATCTGATGCGACTTACTATCTGGTTTATCGAGCCAATCAAGTACTACCCAACACAGGAACTAGCTCTTCCCTAGAAACTGCTGCCTTAGTGGCAGGCCTTAGTTTGCTGGTCGTAGTGGTTCTTAAGGGACGTGATGGTAAGAGCAAGATTAGTCGATTCTTGTTAGTAACCAGTCTAGGAAGCCAGTTGCTGTCTCCAACTGTCCTTGCCTTGACTAGTGAAACACTAGCTGCCTATAATACCCAACTATCGGTCCAGGCAGGAGATGCCTTGCCAGCTCCGGTTGATATCCCTGGTTATACATATATTGGATATGTGAAAAATAAAGTAGACGTTGTTAAGCAATCAAATAAACAGAAGGCGCATGACAGCAAGTCTAACTTAGAAAATGTAGGTAGCTCAACGATAGAGGAACAACAAGGAGGAACACCTTCTCCTATAGAGCCTCAACCACAAAAAAACAATGAAACTGTAGTGCAAGCAAAGGGGAGCCAAGAGCCGGGTCATGAGGGTGAGGCTCTAGTCCAAGCAGAGCAACCGTCTTATACAGAACCCATTAGCACTCAAGGTACACAAGAGTCAGGTCATGAGGGTGAGGCTCTAGTCCAAGCAGAGCAACCGTCTTATACAGCCCCAATTAGCACTCAAGGCACCCAAGAGTCAAGTCATGAGGGTGAGGCTCTAGTTCAAGCAGAGCAACCGTCTTATACAGAACCCATTAGCACTCAAGGCACCCAAGAGTCAGGTCATGAGGGCGAGGCTCTAGTTCAACCAGTGCAACCAGCCTACACAGCACCAATCGGTACTCAAGGCACCCAAGAGTCAGGTCATGAAGGTGAGGCTCTAGTTCAACCAGTGCAACCAGCCTACACAGCACCAATCGGTACTCAAGGCACCCAAGAGTCAGGTCATGAAGGTGAGGCTCTAGTTCAACCAGTTCAACCAGCGTATACAGATCCAATTAGCACTCAAGGCACGCAAGAGCCAGGTCATGAGGGTGCTGCCCTGGTTCAACCAGTGCAACCAGCGTACACAGCCCCAATTAGCACCCAAGGTACACAAGAGTCAGGTCATGAAGGCGAATCCCTGGTTCAATCAGAACTACCAGTTTACACAGGTCCTCAGGAGGGAGCTCCAGTTGAGCCAACAGTGCCAGAGTCTACAGAAGTTGTTAGCAGTAAGGGGACCCAAGAAATTGGTCACGAGGGTGAGGCTCTAGTCCAACCAGCACAACCAGCGTACACAGCCCCGGTAGAAGCAAAAGGCACACAAGAGTCAGGTCATGAAGGTGAGGCTCTAGTTCAACCCGTTCAACCAGCGTATACAGATCCAATCAGCACTCAAGGTACCCAAGAGTCGGGTCACGAAGGTGAGGCTGCTGTGGCAGAGGCTCTTCCTGAACTGCCTTTGACAAGTAATCATCGTACAGTAACAGAAACCATTCCTCATGAAACTGAAGAAATTGAAGATGCGACTATCTTAAAAAATCATCGAGAAATTGCTCAGGAAGGAAAAGACGGTTTACGGACAATCGAGTATGAAGATTATCTCGTAGATGGTAAGGTGGAAGCTAGCAAGGAAATCTCACGTACAGAAGTAGAACCAACCAAAGAGATTGTCAAGGTTGGTAGTCTTGTTAAAACCAAACCAACAGTTGAAATTACTAATCTGGTTAAAGATGAGAGCAAAAAAGCAGTAGCAGTCAACTACCGCTTAGATGACCCAACGTCTGCTTTTGTTAAGGCCAAGGCCCAAATTTTTCAAAATGGAACACTGATTAAAGAAGTGAATTTGAAAGATTTATCCGTTCAGCAAACGATTGATGGTTTGGACTACTATACTCCTTATACAATTAAGACTTACTTGACCTATAATCTAGGCCAATCTGATCAGGAAAATACAGAAGTATCAACGAAAGATTTTCAATTAGACTATAAAAAAATTGAAATCAAAGATGTGGATGAAGTGGGGCTCTATGGTAAGGAAGAGGGTCACTACCGTCGTTATCTGAACTTATCAGAAGTACCAAGCGATTTGTCACCTTATTTTGTCAAAATCAAATCAGATAAGATGAAAGAAATGTTGCTCCCAGTTAGCTCTATTAAGGAAACAGAGGATGGGAAATACAAGGTAACCGTTGCCTTCAATGAACTGGTTCAAGAGGAAGGCTCAGCATACCAGGATAACTATAGCTTCACAGTTGATAAGCAAAAGCTTGCCAAGGACGGTGTCTATACTTCCTTCAAGAAATTGATTGCTGCCATGCAAGATAATCTCGCTGGAACCTTTAAACTTGGAGCTGATATGACAGCTGATGAAGTGGCCCTAGCTAAGGGTCAAACCAGCTATGTGACAGGCACTTTCACTGGTAATCTTATCGGTGCGAGTGATGGGCAACCATTTGCGATTTATGACCTTAAGACAGCCTTGTTTGATAATTTGACCAAGGCTACTGTGAAAGATATTGACCTTAAAGCAGTAGCGATTAAGCGTCAAGAAGACACAGCTAGCCTAGCAAAAGTGGCTACTAACAGCCAGATCAGTAATGTAGCTGTAGAAGGTCAATTGACAGGTAACAAGTCAGTTGCAGGCTTGGTAGCGAAGGCTCAGGATACAGAAATAAGCAATAGTTCCTTTACAGGTAGCATTCAGGCCAAGCATACGGATGCTTCTCCTTACTATGTGGGAGGTATAGCAGGGCTCCTATCTGGTACTAAGGCTAAGATTGATAAGGTAGCTGTTGATGCAAATATTTCTAGCAATGCCCGCAACAATGACCAATTTGCGGGAGGTATTGTAGGGAAAGTTCAAAGTGGTGCTTTGGTTTCTCATGCATTAGCAAGTGGAACCATCCTCAATACGACAACCTATCCACGTGTCGGAGGTATAGCAGGTTCTACATGGCAAAATGGCCGTATCCATCATGTTGTCAGCATGGTTAATACTAGAGATGGTTATGCCATCACAGGAGACCAATATATGGGAGCGGACATCAAAGACGCTAGCACTACCGTTGAGAACAAGAAGGCCGATCTCTATGCGACCTCAATCACCCAAAACCAGGTCAGAGAAAAGGTTCAGTCTTATGGTATGACAGTGACACTAGACGATACAGGTCAAACGCTCAAGGACAATCAACGAAGTGTGGACTATACTCAGTTAAGCCAAGGCCAAGCTAGTCGAAAAGTTGCTTATCACAATATTGAGAAATTAATGCCTTTCTACAACAAAGAGTTAGTGGTTCACTATGGAAATCAAGTCGATCCTACTGATAAGCTCTATACCACAGAACTGCTGGATGTTGTACCAATGAAGGACAATGACATCATCACAGATATTCAGGCCAATAAAGCAGCAATCAATAAGCTTATGTTGCATTTTGCTGACAATACAATCAGTTATCTGGACGTCACTTACAAAGATGACTTCAAAAATACACAAATTGCAGAGTACAGCGTAGCAGGTAAACCCTTTATCTTTACGCCAGAGGCCTTTCTATCTGACTATACAAAAGTGACTAATCAGGTCCTAGCAGATTTGCAAGGAGTCGAATATGACTCGGCAGCCATGAGAAAAGTCCTTGGCATTGAGGCAGATGCTTCACTTGATCCGCTATATTTGGACAAAGAGTTTGAAAAAGTTAAGGCCAATATCGGCGAACATCTCCGTAAAGTGCTAGCCATGGACAAGTCTATCAATACGATGGGAGATAGTGTAGCGACCTACATCAGTGAGAAAATCAAGAACAACAAGGAAGCTTTCTTGCTTGGTTTGACCTACCTCAATCGCTGGTACAATATCAACTACGATCACATCAACACCAAGGACCTCAATAGCTATAAGTTTGACTTTGATGGCAATAGCACAGCTTCAACCTTGGATACTATCATTGCACTAGGTCAGAGTGGTATGGAAAATCTCAAGGCATCAAATAATCCAAGTGCCTATGAAACAACCCTGGCCCCTGCAAAAGGACGTAAGACAGTGACTGATTTACTAGAGTCTTACAGAAAACTCTTCCTACCAACTAAAACCAATAATGAATGGTTGAAGACAAATACCAAGGCCTATATCGTAGAGAGTAAGTCAGCAATTCCAGAAGTGCGTGCCAAACAAGAGTCAGCTACACCAGATAGTAAGTATACGCTGGGAGTCTATGACCGGATTACGGCACCAAGTTGGAACTTAAAAAACATGCTCTTACCGCTATTAACATTGCCAGAAGAAGATGTTTATGTGATTTCAAATCTTTCTACCTTGGCCTTTGGTGGCTACGAACGCTACCGTGACCGTGTTAATAATACAGTCTTGTCAGGAGAGGAATTGCGTCAGTATGTCCGTGCTAAGGTCGACCAGTCGGCTGAATGGCAACGAGACCACTACGATATCTGGTACCACCTCCTTTCACCAGAATACAAAGAAAAACTCTTCCGTTCAGTCATGGTGTCAGATGGCTTTGGTATGAAAGATAGCAATAGCAAGTATTACTGGGCTACCCTGTCTGATAAGGCCATTGCTTCTATTTACAACTTCTTTGGACCAACTGGTAAGTGGTATGGGGAAAGTAAAGGAGCTGGAGCCTATGCCAACGGTTCAGAGGTTCACTATGTCAGCGACCGCTTGTTAGATAAATACGGAACATCTGTCTATACCCATGAAATGGTTCACAATTCTGACGGACATATTTACTTTGAAGGAAAAGGTCGTCGTGAGGGATTGGGAGCAGAGTTGTATGCCTTAGGATTGTTGCAATCTACTGACAACCTAGATAAGGATGCTATTGTCTTGAATACTCTCTATAAAGGGGATAAGGATTCACTAACTCGCTTGCATACTTATGACCCGTCAAGTCGCTTCACATCAGCTACAGCCTTGCAAGAATATGTTCACGGTATGTACGATGTCTTGTACACCTTGGATGCTATGGAAGCCAATGCTATTTTAACCAAGTCTAATGATGTCAAGAAAAAATGGTTTAGAAAAATAGAGAATTTCTACATTGAGGACAAGTACCATAAACAAACTCATGCAGGAAACTCTGTTCGCCCATTGACAGATACTGAAGTAAGTAAACTAACTAGTCTGGATGCCTTGATTGACAATGATATTATCAACCGTCGGGCTTATCGTGATAAGAGTGACTATACTCGTAATGGCTATCATATTATCAGCATGTTCTCACCGATTTATGCTGCCCTCAACAATCCAAAGGGTGCGCCTGGTGACATCATGTTTAGAAAGACAGCCTACGAATTGTTGGCAGAAAAAGGTTATCAAGATGGGTTCTTACCATATGTATCCAACCAATATGCAGAAGAAGCTAAACGAAACGGGGACATTACCTATTCAGATTGGCAACGAAAAGATGTGGGACTCATTACTGATAGCCTCGTATTGAAAAATGTCTTTGCCAACCAATACGCTTCATGGTCTGATTTCAAGAAGGATATGTTTAATCAACGTATTCGTAAGCAAGATCAGTTGAAACCAATCACCATTCAGTACGAACTTGGTGTACCAAACAGCAGCAAGGAAATTACAATTAGTTCAGCTGCCCAAATGCAAGAACTCATTAATCAAGCAGTGGCAAAAGATGTGGCTAACATTGACCGTACGACAAGCCATGCACCTGCAAGTTGGGTCCACTTGTTAAAACAAAAAATCTACAATGCCTACCTACGTAGCACAGATGATTTCAGAGAATCGATTTATAAGTAA
- a CDS encoding aldose epimerase family protein: MKAYTERVFGRVDEQDVLAYCFETDAGYQLEVMTYGATILRYVTPDKAGNFANVILGFDDFDSYVGNSPKHGASVGPVAGRIAGATFELNGKTYDLEVNNASNCNHSGSTGWDSSLFELVEVSDHGLTLYTERTDGTGGFPGNLKIWISYNLEETGAYEISYKVTTDQDTLVNPTNHSYFNLSGDFTQTIDRHVFQLNTEGIYPIAPDGVPAKTPDANRDVVKHIYNGALLKDIFAEDDEQIQLVSGLDHPFALPAGHDNAGFLYDQNSGRFLLFKTEAPCFVVYTANFVDESVIIGGQPMVQHNGIALEAQALPDAIHSDLKDKVILKAGQTFTSKTRYEIVVK; the protein is encoded by the coding sequence ATGAAAGCATACACAGAGCGTGTGTTCGGAAGAGTTGATGAACAAGATGTCCTAGCTTATTGCTTTGAGACTGATGCTGGTTATCAATTAGAGGTTATGACTTATGGGGCGACTATCTTGCGCTATGTCACACCTGACAAGGCTGGAAACTTTGCCAACGTTATCTTGGGTTTTGATGATTTTGATAGCTATGTAGGCAATAGTCCCAAGCATGGAGCTAGCGTAGGTCCTGTGGCGGGCCGTATTGCAGGTGCGACCTTTGAGCTTAATGGCAAGACCTATGACCTTGAAGTCAACAATGCTAGCAACTGTAACCATAGTGGTTCAACTGGTTGGGATTCTAGTTTATTTGAATTGGTCGAGGTGAGCGACCATGGCTTGACCCTCTACACAGAGCGTACAGATGGGACAGGAGGATTCCCTGGCAATCTTAAAATCTGGATTAGCTACAACTTAGAAGAAACTGGTGCCTATGAAATCAGCTACAAGGTGACGACCGATCAGGATACGCTGGTTAATCCAACCAATCACAGCTACTTCAACTTGTCTGGTGATTTCACACAGACAATTGACCGCCATGTCTTCCAACTAAACACAGAGGGCATTTATCCAATCGCTCCCGACGGTGTTCCGGCTAAAACTCCAGATGCTAATCGTGATGTGGTTAAACACATCTACAATGGTGCCTTGTTGAAAGACATCTTTGCAGAGGATGATGAGCAAATCCAACTGGTATCTGGTTTGGATCATCCATTCGCTCTTCCTGCAGGTCATGACAATGCTGGTTTCCTTTATGACCAAAATTCAGGTCGCTTCCTGCTTTTCAAGACAGAGGCTCCATGCTTTGTAGTCTACACAGCAAACTTTGTGGATGAGAGTGTCATCATAGGAGGTCAGCCAATGGTACAGCACAATGGGATTGCCCTTGAAGCGCAGGCTTTACCAGATGCCATTCATAGCGACCTCAAAGACAAAGTTATTCTTAAAGCCGGTCAAACCTTTACAAGCAAGACACGTTATGAGATTGTTGTGAAATAA
- a CDS encoding sodium:solute symporter family transporter — MLGILVTLLLYFGLISWIAYRKKGSEEDYYRVKKAVPVTVLAFSVFATLLSPISFLTLVGNAYTGRSYLWFAQCGIFLAIPLAHRYFLPLYQKGNYETAYHLLEDKFQSAGIRSLASGLFILYQLGRIAVVTYLLSQALEPFIPINQLILSGLLLLLTVYYLARGGLLVVLWTDFFQGLVLLAILSLFLPRIAQSGLVMNSSQQLSHFAEKLDGQTVLILVAGAGFSSLFSYVSSQDIVQRFNSKMGRRKIGKILWFQGLLSFGIASLLYLIGCLIRQENFATTSTNPVLIAYAREGLAPWFGSFIMLALLAAGQSTVSSSMNAIVTCLKLDFAWSKIRWSPSLLSFVLAGLSWLLCLLLMNAEIYSIYEWINGFMGLILGVIGGLYLLVLLLKKPSLQLAKIYLVFSLGALVLYHYSGFFANPNPWLNSIITTLSALFISILGKLYESKI, encoded by the coding sequence ATGTTGGGAATTCTAGTCACCCTATTGCTCTATTTCGGCTTGATTTCCTGGATTGCCTATCGCAAAAAAGGGAGCGAAGAGGACTACTATAGGGTTAAGAAAGCTGTTCCTGTGACAGTTTTGGCCTTCTCAGTCTTTGCGACCTTGCTTAGCCCCATTTCCTTTCTGACTCTGGTGGGGAATGCCTATACAGGCAGGTCCTATCTCTGGTTTGCCCAGTGTGGCATCTTTCTAGCCATTCCGCTGGCTCATCGCTACTTTTTGCCCCTCTATCAAAAGGGAAACTACGAGACAGCCTATCATCTTTTAGAGGACAAGTTTCAATCGGCGGGCATTCGTTCACTGGCTTCAGGGCTTTTCATCCTCTACCAGTTGGGGAGAATAGCAGTGGTGACCTACTTGTTGTCTCAGGCCTTAGAGCCCTTTATCCCTATCAATCAGCTGATTTTGTCAGGTTTACTCCTTCTCTTGACGGTCTATTATCTGGCAAGGGGTGGTCTCTTGGTTGTGCTGTGGACGGATTTCTTTCAAGGCTTGGTCCTGCTAGCTATACTATCCCTTTTTCTACCAAGAATTGCCCAATCTGGCTTAGTCATGAATAGCAGTCAACAACTCTCTCACTTTGCAGAGAAACTGGATGGGCAGACGGTCTTGATCTTAGTTGCAGGAGCAGGTTTTAGTAGTTTGTTCTCCTACGTTTCTTCGCAGGATATCGTTCAACGTTTTAACAGCAAAATGGGACGTCGGAAAATTGGGAAAATCTTATGGTTTCAGGGACTCTTGTCCTTTGGGATTGCCAGTTTACTCTATCTGATTGGTTGCTTGATTCGGCAGGAAAATTTCGCCACCACATCGACCAATCCTGTTCTCATTGCCTATGCTCGGGAAGGTCTGGCACCTTGGTTTGGTAGTTTCATCATGTTGGCTCTCTTGGCAGCAGGCCAATCCACGGTTTCATCTAGTATGAATGCAATCGTGACCTGCTTGAAGTTGGATTTTGCCTGGTCAAAGATTCGCTGGTCGCCAAGCCTTCTATCCTTTGTCTTAGCAGGTCTGTCCTGGCTCCTCTGCCTCTTACTCATGAATGCAGAAATCTACTCCATCTATGAGTGGATTAACGGCTTTATGGGCCTGATACTAGGTGTGATAGGTGGTTTGTACCTCTTAGTCCTACTCCTCAAAAAACCGAGTTTACAGTTAGCCAAAATCTATCTGGTCTTTAGTCTAGGAGCCTTGGTTCTCTATCATTACAGTGGTTTCTTTGCTAACCCTAATCCTTGGTTAAATAGCATCATCACCACCCTATCTGCCCTTTTTATCTCAATTCTAGGAAAACTATATGAAAGCAAAATCTAA